The genomic window gctcaggtcgtggtgtcagggtcctgggatcgagccccgcatcaggctcgctgctcagaggggagcctgcttcctcctctctctctgcctgcctctccgcctacttgtgatctctctctgtcaaataaataaattaaaaaattaaaaaaaaatttatgttcttTAATATACATGAAATAATATGGTGAGTGGATGGTATACATTCAGTTGTTCTTTTCTAGAACTACCTGAATTTCTTAACGGTGACTGAGCTATAGTTATGTAAAGGTAATGGGGCAAAATTGCCATCAAACTGTGtgtcaataaaaaacaaacaaacaaaaccaaaaaaacaactaTGTGTCATTgtgatgagaaaatggagaagcATGTGTAGTATTTATTTGAAGTAGTGGAGATTTGAGAAGTGTGTAAGTAGATGTCAAATCTTTTCTCTAGTCTTGAAagccttttgtttctgtttttttttgatACTAGGTAAAAGATTCTGGAACACCTCAAGAGCAAAAGGAATTCAGATTGGCAAAAGGCCATGACTTTAACATGAATATCAAAAACATTCCCAAAGGCAAAATTTCCATTGTAGAGGCACTGACACTTCTCAATAATCATAAACTTTATCCAGAAACGTGGACTGCGGAGAAAATAGCAGAAGAATACTACCTAGAACAGAAAGATGTAAAATCCCTTCTcaaatattttgttacttttgaAGTCAAACTCTTACCTCCTGAAGGCAAGAAAGCCATAccatcaaaatgaagaaaattttgaaatcacTTTTCCTATATGTACTCCCCATTCCCATGCCctcttctgtttctcattttcagCATGTTAATTATACAaattattaaatgtttaaaactCCCTTCTTGGGAGAGCATACTATTTATTGGGCTCTGCTGAATTTTCAGGATTGCTGATAggatgaattttgttttcttataaagtTTAATTTGGTTTCAGCATATGTTCCTATGTAATAATCAGCAAGACTAATGAGCACATATATAAATCTATTATAAATAAGAAACTTGTGTAATTTTTGGCACATCATCTCATCAGCTTTTAGATTGGTCA from Meles meles chromosome 5, mMelMel3.1 paternal haplotype, whole genome shotgun sequence includes these protein-coding regions:
- the NDUFAF4 gene encoding NADH dehydrogenase [ubiquinone] 1 alpha subcomplex assembly factor 4 is translated as MGAAVFRAIRNFNLENRAEREISKMKPSAAPRHPSTKSLLREQMSRHPEIKGEIARKDDKLLSLLKDVYVDSKDPVSSFQVKDSGTPQEQKEFRLAKGHDFNMNIKNIPKGKISIVEALTLLNNHKLYPETWTAEKIAEEYYLEQKDVKSLLKYFVTFEVKLLPPEGKKAIPSK